The DNA window TCGCCGTGATCCTCGGTCTCGTCGGCCGCACCCTGTTCGGGAGGCGGCGATGAGCGACGACTCGAACATCAGCTACCTGAGCAACCAGTCCACGAAGGTGTCTCGTCTGCGTGAATACACCTCCGACGCGGTAAAGGCCAGCCTGCCGTCCGTGCTCTACCCGGCTGCCGTGGTCAGTGTTATCGGCTGGTGCCTGTATCTGCCGGGGTGGATCGACGCTGATCTTTTCGTGGCGATTCTGCGGTGCTCGTTGGCCTATGCCGCTGGTGGTGCTGTAGCTGTTCCTGGACTTATTGCGGTCGAACTGTGGCGGGACCGGTTGCGCGGCAAGGGGGCACGTCGATGAACCTCCGCACCTTCTGGTCCCTGCTGCGCGCCGAACTCGGTGCGACCGTCGACGGCTATATCGCCGAACGGTTGCCCACCCCGAACTCCCTCCCGGCGGAACTCCCCGCTGAACGCGCCGCCGGCGAGGGTGAAGGGGCGCATCCTGCGGAGGAGATCTCCGTCGGACCCCTCACCGATGTAGAGGTCCCGCAGGATGCGTCCCACCGCCACCGGTATTTCCGGTGGCTGAACCCGCAGGTGTGTATCGAGTGCGGCGGGGTGCAGCGATGACCGCCGATCGGTTGGCCGACCTCGCGCACCGGGCGCTCGCTGAGACCCGTGAGCCTGGTTGGCCGTATGACGGGGGCGGTGCCGATGCTTGGTCTGGCTGTGTCGACGGGATGCTCGGCGGTGCGACCGGCGAGTACTGCGCCGCGGTACGTCCGGCCGCGATCTTGGCGGTGCTGGATCTGCTGAAGCTGATCGCGGGCGACCGGTGCTCACGAGTCTGGAGCGGTTCGCGCTGTTGGGATGACCCGACCTTGACGCCTGACTGCCCATGGACGGCGGACCGGTGGTGCGAATGCTGCACCGCCCAGGCGGCACTCGATGCCCTGACTTCCTCATTGCCAGTGACTAGCTCCGGCGATGAGGCTGCGCACCCCGAATCGTCACGTGATGACGATCTCGCCGATTCGGGGTGCGCCTCCCACTTCCCGTGAAAACGGGATCGGCCGCCGCGGGCCCAATCCGCGACAGCCAGCAAATAACTAAATGCCAAGAAGAAAGTCTACCGCAATGACTATCCACACGCCCGCGTGCCAAACCGCACTCGCTGAGTTCCTTTCCGCCGCAGAGGATTCCGTGCAATACCGCATTGCTCATTACGTCGAGGAGCATGAGGCTCCCGAAGGTTTGGATCTGCTGTTGACGGTGCTGTTCGAGGACGCCCCGGAGACGCCGGAGTTCGTGACGGCCCAGCGTCTGCTGCCGTCCCTGCTCGCTGAGGCGGTCCAGTCATGACCGAGTCATTCATCAGCCTGCGTCACGTCCCGATCACCGCCGACGGTATCGACGTGAACTGGTTCCCGAACGAGAGCCTGCATTGCGTCGGATTCCTCGTGGGCTTCGAGACGCGAGTCTCGATCTACCTGACCGACGCCGACGCCCGCGCGCTGCACGACGCCTTGGGCAAGGGGATCAAAGACCTCGCCAGCAAGCGAGCCGCCGAAGTCCTCGCCGCGACCATTGTCGACGGGGAGCCGTCGGCCCCCGAGTTCTGCCCGGACTGCGGCCACACGAACGGACATGGCCTGGTCCATAGGCGCAACACCGCCGGTGGCGGCGGCAGCAACGTGCCGTGCCCGAACACAGAGGCGGTGCAGGCATGAGCACATCCCGTTTGCCGGACTGGGCGGAATTCGTGATCGCCCTGCTGAACACCGACCCGACTTCGACCGGCTACGGAATCGCCGCCCACGTCAAGACTTTGACCGACGAGGACGAGGTGGTCGCCTTCCTGCACGGCACCATGCGTAACTGTCCGGCGGATTCCCGTTCCGCAGAGGTTGCGTGGGAACTGCTGTGGCTCATCGGCGCTGCGGAACTGGCGGTGCAGCCGTGAGCAGCGTCGTCAACTTCAAGCAAGCCGAGTTCTCCTCCTCCGACATCCAGGTCGAGTGGGATCCGCCCACCGACGTGCACACGGTGTGGTTGGGCGGTCAAGCCCGGGTGCAGCTCTCGCCGGCGGATGCGCAAACCCTGCTGGAGTTGCTCGGTGCGTCCGTCACTTCCGCTCTCGCCCTGCGGGCGTCTCTGACTGCCGAGGTGCAGTCATGAGGGGCTGGAGGCGCGCGCCGTGGCAGGCATACGTCGACGACTTGGGGCGGATGCCGAAGGGGTCGACGGAGCGAGGGATCGCGGACTACATCACCGGACCGGTCGGGCCGGACCAGATCGATGTCTACCTCGAGCAGTTGATGCGGGAGAACCCCGAGAACAACCGCGCGCATGAGATCGCTTGGGAGATCTGGACTCTGATGCACGGGAGGGTGGCATGACTTCCATAGAGCAGGACGCGAAGCGGTCATTCCTGGGATACGTCAAGGGCAAGGAGATGACGGTCCTTCATGACGAGGGCCTGTATCGACACCTCCGTTTCGGTGCGCGCGGCAGCGTCGGCTGGTTCGAGCTTGTCACCTGGCCGGGAAGCCTTGCCATCAAAGGCGATATCGGAGGGTCGTACATCTTCGCCCGGCTCGACGACATGTTTCAGTTCTTCGGCAGCAATCCGGACTACATCAACCCCGGCTACTGGGACGAGAAGATCCAGGCGGGCGGCCCGACTCGGGCGTTCTCCGACGACCTGTTCAAGCAGCGGGTTGTCGAATACTTCTGGGACATTCGTCACGCCTACAAGGGGGAGTCCGCGCGCCTGTTCCGTGCGATCCGCGAAGACGTTCTGGACTACGGCGAATGCCAGGACGAAGCCCGCACTGCGCTCAACACCTTCGCGTATCGCGACAACGACGGCGAACTGTTCGAGTTCGGCGACACATGGGAATGGAACTTCACCGACTGGTCCATCCACTATCTGCGTGCCTGCTACGCGATCGTGTGGGGCATCAGTCGCTACCGGGCGGTGGTGTCGGCGTGACCAAGCATCTGCATATGCCGCACCTGCCCGAGGTGGCCGCCGAGGCGGTAGAGAACGCCCTTCACCACTTTCGCAAGCCCCAGCCTGTCTACACCGACCCGGCCGCTATTGCGCGGTGGGCGGAGTGGCTGACCCCGGACGAGTGGGAGCGCCAGCACGACGGGAGGTCTGAGCGATGAAGTCTCCTGCCCCTCGCCCTTGCGAGTCCTGCCCCTACCGCCGCGATGTCCCGTCCGGGGTTTGGGCGGCCGAGGAATACGACAAGCTCCGCGACTTCGACGACCAGCACGGGGCACGCATGACGGCTCTGTTCTATTGCCATCAGCACGACGCTGATGACGAGCGCTCCCGTCTGTGCGCGGGATGGGTTGGATGCCACGGGCATAGCTCGATCGGACTGCGGATCGCCGTCGCCTCTGGCCGGGTGAGCCGCACCGTGTTCGAGTACGAATCTCCGGTGCCGCTGTTCGCCAGCGGGGCCGAGGCTGCCGATCACGGACAGGCTGACATCGCCGATCCCAGTGAAGATGCGGCGCGGCTGATCGACAAGATCACCGCCAACCGTCCGAGCGTGGACGCAGGTGATCAGCGATGACCCGCCAACATGTCAGCGAAACGAACCGTGACTGGGTCATGGTGTGCGACGAGGAGGGTTGCGCTACCGCGTCGGAGGTGTTCCCGAAGCAGCCGGACCTGGAGGTATTTCACGGGCGCGGCTGGTTCATCGCCGCCTGCTCTGGTGACATATGCCCGGCATGCCTCGCCAACGGTGTCACACCGACCGTGGAGCCGTATCTGATGCCCGAGGCGGTGACTGATGGGCACGCGTGAGGACCGGCAGCAGATCGCGGTGCTGCTCAACAAGATCCCAACAGCCTGCCCCGCCGACATGCACGAGTGGGTGCTGACCGGCCACCAGCTGATCGAGGACGACCGCGGCGACATCGTTTTCAGCCCAGATCCTGACACGGCCAGTGGGGCGTTCTGCGCGCTAGCGGCTGCGGTGCACGAGCCCGGCCGCTGTTACTGCGGCAAATTCCGCACGGCCGGACGGGAGTTGACCGATGGACGCGCATGAGGGCCCGTCGTTCTGGCGACGTTTGCTGTCGGTGCTGGCTGGCGCCTGGCCAGCTTTCCGGCCGAGCAGTGAGCGAGCGACCGATGAGTCGTGATCCGTGGTGGCAGCCATATGAGCAGCCCGGCCGCACCGGTCAGGTAGCGGTCCAGCGTGCTGGTTCTGTCGGCTGCCCCTGCCTGTCGTTTGAGCCGTGCCCGTGCGGGCGGGGCGTCTATGCACCTCGGGAGGAAACACATGACTGCATCTGAACCACATTCGCTGCGCGTCGAGCAGCTGCTCGACCGTGGCCGCGTAGAGCTGAGCGAGCGAGTCAGTCTGGAACGAGAAGCGCACGCGCTCGGATGGAGCGTTCTGCATCCCGCACCCAACGTCATGTACATGGCCAGGGCCGGATGGGTCGTCTCGGTGCGGTGGTCGGCGGACGGTGTGATCACCGTTGCGATGGCGACCGAGCCTGGCGGGCTCAGTTGGGTCCGCGATCAGTCCACCAACGGGGCAGGGGTCGGGCGCTGGGTGTCCTCAGTGCTGCAAGGCCGGGTCTGTGCCGAATGCGGCGAGTATCGAGTTGCGGGGGACGCACATGACTGCCTGTGACGTCACTGAGCGCACCGAGATAGAGGTGCTCGCAATCGATCTCGGCTGGGTCATCTGGAAGGACGAGACCCGGACAGTGTTCGGGTACAACGCCCAGACGTTGACCGTGGCCTGGGTTGGTGGTGTCGCTATCCGCGCTCGCATCACTAACGCTGCCGGGCAGGAGACGGTACGCCGAGACTCCTATGACTGGCAGACACAACCTGTCGGGGCGTGGGTGCGGATGATGTTGCACGCCATCGTCACCTCCCGTCCGGCAGGGGAGGTTGTGGCGTGAGCGACGAACTGATCGCAGCCGCCGAGAAGCATCTCGCCGCCGACCATGCCCGCGACGAAATCCTCGACAAGGTCCGCCGGTTCGCTGAAGCCCTCGCATCCGATGAGTGCGCCGAGCTGCGCGCCGTCGGCACCGAGCTTCAGGGATTGGTCGGTGTTCCATGACCGGCCTGTGGTTGGCGCTGCTCGGGCGCGGCTGGGAACTGGTCGCCGTGGGCTTCCTGATGATCGCCGTCGCGGCGATCATCCTCGGCCCTGGAGACGACTACTCCTGTGCCCCCGCGCGCGAGGAGGACGACGGCGAAGAGATCCCGTACGACCCTGACCGGCAGCGGGATTGGGACATCGCAGACCGGATGGAGGCAATGTGAATACCGTCCGCGCCCGCCTCACCGATGACGAGGTCCGGGAGATCCGTGTCCTCATCGGCCAGGCCTGGACTCACGCCGACATCGCCCGCAACTTCTGTGTGCACCAATCCACGATCACGCGTATCGCGAGGGGTGAGAGCCACGCCGATGTCCTGGATGACGCAGAACGCAGCGGTCCGTGCCGCTGCCACAACTGCCTGATCGACGAACGCCGCGAACTGAACCTGGACCTCGCGAACGGTGTTGACGCACCCCAGGTGTGCGTTCACTGCGGCGGCACCACGAGCGCCAAGTCCAGCACGATCCGGAATTCGCGCGGTCACACGATCTGCACCAACTGCGAGGGGAGGAAGAAGTGAGCGAGCACTGGGGCGATAAGGCTGCGTGCCGGTCGATATATCCCGAGACGTTCTTCCCTCCCGGACGCGTCGATTCCGTCAACCGGCAGAAGCAGGTACAGGTAGCTGTCGCGGTCTGCACACCTTGCAAGGTCCGGCGGGAATGCGCAGATGACGCTATCCGACGCAACGCCGCACACGGTGTGGTCGCTGGTGTCGACCTTGGCGACAACTCTTCGAGCCATTCGCTGACACCGGAGTGTGAACGCGCGTTGCGTGCTGTCGCCGATGGGGTGGCGTGATGGCCCGCTACGAAGACCACCACAAGATCGCCATCGCTGCCCTGGATCTCGCCGAGCAGGTCCGCGATAGCGACCCGATGCAGCTGTACCGGCACCTGGCCCTGCAGTGCGCGCGAGACCCAGAGCGGATGGCGCAGATCATCATGTGCCTCGCTGTGTGGTTGGACCCGACAACGTCCACGCTGCAGCTCGGCCGCCGCGCTGAGGCCGCTGCAGCGTCGCGCGTCAAACCAGTAGGAGCGGCGTCATGACCCGCCTGACCGAGAACGAGCGGGACCTACTGCGCCGCATACCCCAGTACGTCGGGCACTGCATCGCCGACCCAGAAGGCGGCATCGAGCACCTGCGGGACGGGCACGGCAGCGGTGGTGGTGGCGGATTCACCTACCAGTTCACGAAGACCGCGGTCACCGGGCAGTGGCACGAATGGATCCCGGTCGCATGGGCAACGGCTGGCGACCGCCGGCCGGAGGGCCAACCGATCAGATGGCGCCAGGGGGAGCTGCTTCGTGAGGCGCGGGTGAGCTACGGCAGCCTGCAGCAGTGGTGCGAATCGGTCCCCGCTGAGGTGCGCGATCAGGCGTTGACATGGTGGCGGACCTACCCGGAGGACACGCGTGATCTCGCGGCCCTGGTCCGGCTGACGTTGCAGCAGTTGGCTGATCCCGAACCGGCAGACCTTCTCGAGCTGCTGGAGGTTCAGGGATGAGCCGCCCCGGCGCCCAGGACTGGCGCCGCACATGGACTGATGGACGTTCCAGTTTCACCGTCGAGCACGACGTCGACGGCCGGATCCGCGTCAGCGTCGATGACGTTGAGCACCCAGGTTTCGCTGCCAATTTCAGCCGTTCCACGCGCGCCGAGATCGCCGACTTCATCGAGGAG is part of the Nocardia sp. NBC_00565 genome and encodes:
- a CDS encoding DUF6283 family protein codes for the protein MKSPAPRPCESCPYRRDVPSGVWAAEEYDKLRDFDDQHGARMTALFYCHQHDADDERSRLCAGWVGCHGHSSIGLRIAVASGRVSRTVFEYESPVPLFASGAEAADHGQADIADPSEDAARLIDKITANRPSVDAGDQR
- a CDS encoding helix-turn-helix domain-containing protein — encoded protein: MNTVRARLTDDEVREIRVLIGQAWTHADIARNFCVHQSTITRIARGESHADVLDDAERSGPCRCHNCLIDERRELNLDLANGVDAPQVCVHCGGTTSAKSSTIRNSRGHTICTNCEGRKK
- a CDS encoding WhiB family transcriptional regulator translates to MSEHWGDKAACRSIYPETFFPPGRVDSVNRQKQVQVAVAVCTPCKVRRECADDAIRRNAAHGVVAGVDLGDNSSSHSLTPECERALRAVADGVA